A segment of the Georgenia sp. M64 genome:
CGAGGAGAGGTAGATGTTCTCCTGGGTCACGACCGGGGCGAACCAGGCGTCCTCGACCAGGTGGGTGTTGAGCTCCTGGTAGAGCGCGGCCTGCTCGTCGCCCTGCGTCGCGGGGATCTCCTCGAGGAGCCGGGTGACGGTCTCGTCGGTGTAGCCGAAGTAGTTCCACAGCGAGGTGGGCGTGAGCTTGTTGAGCACGTCCGTCCACGCCGGGATGTTCGTGGAGAACGAAAGCATGAACGCCGGCTGCGACTGCAGGGTCTCCAGACCACCGTTGGCGAACCCGTTCACCGGCACCTGCTCGACCGTGATGCCGACGTCGGCGAGGTACTGGGCGACGATCGGGACGAGCGGGGACATGAAGCCCTCGGAGTAGGAGACGGGGATGGAGAACCCGTCGGCGTACCCGGCCTCGGCGAGCAGCTCGCGGGCCATCTCCGGGTCGTAGGGGTAGCGCTCGTTGAGCTCGTCGACCCACGCCTCGCTGGCGGGGTTGAAGGTCTGGGTGGAGACCTGTCCGAAGCCGCTGTAGTGGGTCTCCAGGATGGCCTCGCGGTCGAGGGCGTAGTTGATCGCCTGACGCACGCGGACGTCACCGAGGGGCTCGGAGACCTCCCCGCCGCGGTCCTGGAGGATGATGCCCTGCCACTCCCCGGGTACGGACTGGACGGTGAGCCCGTCGGCCTCGGCCTGCGGGACCATGTCCGAGGTTCCGTACATGAACTGGATCTGGCCGGTCGTCAGGGCGTTGTACCGGGCGGAGAACTCCTCGTAGGGCCGGATCTCGAGGGTCTCGAACGGGTAGGCCTCGGGGTTCCAGTAGTCCTCGCGGGCGTCGAACTGGTAGCTCACGCCGCCCTCGGAGTCGGCCGCGTCGAGCACGTAGGGCCCGGTGCCGACGGGGTTCGTCGCGATCTCGCCGGACTCGATGACGGCGGGGCTGGCCATGTACCCCAGGTACGTGGCGAGCGCGGCGAGCAGGCCCGGGCTGGGCTCGCTGAGGGTGAGGACGACGGTCGTCTCGTCCACGGCCTCGATGCTCTCGATGGCCTTCGCGGCCTCGGAGGCGCTGCCGGCGCCTGCCTTGCGGGCCTCGAGGTTGGCCTTGACCGCCTCGGCGTCGAGCGCCGCGCCGTCGCTGAAGGTGATGCCCTCCTGGAGGGTGAGCGTGAGCTCGGTGAGGTCGTCGTTGTAGGAGTAGTCGGTGGCGAGGTTGCCCTCGATCTGGGAGTCCGCCGTCTTGCGGAGCAGGGGGTCGTAGACCGCCTCCGCGTAGTGGATGACGGCGCCCTCCTTCATCTCGCCCGGGTCCCAGGTGAGGACGTCGCCGTTGTTGCCCAGGACGAGGTTCTGGGCCTTCTCGGCACCGGCGGTGCTGTCGGCGCCGCCCTCCTCCTCGTCGGCGGGGCTGTTGCTGCACCCGGCAAGTGCGAGCGTCGCGGCGAGGGCCGCGGCGAGGACTGAGTTTCTGATCGGCACTGGTGGTTCCCTTCTCGGTGATGCGTGGGCCACGCCGGTCGGCAATGGTCGGGTCTTCTTGTGGTGGTGCGGCGTACGTGCGGAGGGTGGCGGCTCAGGAGATCCCGAGCTGCTGGGTCAGGACGAGGGCTGCGGCGCCGCGGGTGACGATCTCGTCGCCGAGGGCGGTCATCCGCAGCTCGAGGTCGCCGTGGAGCTCGGCGAGGGTGCGCAGACGGATCGCCTCGATCGTTGCGGCGGAGAGCCGGCCCTCGAGGAGCTCCGCCGGTCCGCTGAGGACGATCTCGGAGATGTTGAGGGCGCCGACGATCGGTGCGAGCGCCCGACCGAGCACCTGCCCGGCGCGAGCGAGGACCACCTCGCGGTCGGCGGCGGTGCCGGCCTCCTCCAGCGCGGCGGTCAGACGTGCGGTGGCGAGCCAGGTCTCCAGACAGCCGGTCTTGCCGCACGCGCACTGTCCACCGCCGGGCTCGTCGACGACGACGTGGCCCACCTCGCCGGCAGCGAAGCGGCTGCCGATGACCGGTGAGCCGCCGAGGAGCAGTCCGGCTCCGACGCCGTGCCCGATCTTCACCAGGAGCGTGTCCTCGCTGGCGCCGCCGAAGCTGTGCTCGGCGAGGACGGCAACGTTGGCGTCGTTGGCCACGACCACCGGGAGGGAGAACCGCTCCTCCAGCGCCGCCCGGAGGTTGAGGTCGTGCCAGCCGAGGTTGGGTGCGCTCATGACCACACCGGCGAGGTCGACGATGCCGGGCGAGCCGACGCCGATGCCGAGGACGCGCCGTCCGGCCTGCCCCAGCAGCCCGGCCACGAGAGTAGCGACACGTTCGAGGGCATCGGTGCCCGTGGCGCCGTCGAGCTCGACCTCGGCGCGCGAGAGCACCTGGCCACCGAGGTCGAGCACGGCGCCGCGGAACAGCGAGTGGTCGCTCAGGTCGATCCCGACGATGTGGGACGCGTCGCGGCTGAACTCCAGGAGGGTGGCTGGCTTGCCCGGCCGGCTGCCGCCACGAGGCCCGACCTCGGCCACGAGCCCGTCGGCGAGGAGGTCTGCCACGAGGTCGGAGACCGTGACCCGGGTGAGGCCGGTGCTGCGGGCGAGGTCCGCCCGGCTCTGCGTGCCGTCGCGGTAGAGGGTCTGCAGGATCAGGGCCCGGTTGTGCGGCCGCGCCTGGCCTGGCAGCACCTTGGCGCTGATGCGCAGGCGCCCGCCCACGAGCCCACCGGCCGCCACGAAAGGCGTGGTGCGGCGCCCCTCGGGGACCGTCGGTGAGCCGCTCGTGGTCTGCATCACATTAGTAAAGACGCTTCACAAACCTCTTGGCAAGGGGTTTGTTAGGACTGTTTACAAGATCGTTACATCCCGATGTGTCCGCGATGTCCGCGATCGGCTCTCCGATGGCGCCGAGGCAGCGTCCCCGCGACACGCACCGCCCAGTCGGTCCGCGACTCCTGCGCTCGACGTGTTCACGATCTCCGGCGCCGGCCCGCTCTACGCTTGGACCACACCCCTGGGGAGGTCGGGATGAGCGAGCAGCCCACGCAGACCGAAGACCCTGGCGCCGACGGCGCGCCGGCGGAGTCCGGCGCGCACACCGCGCCGGAGCGGGAGCACTACGACGTCTTCGACCAGCTCATGGACGCCGTCGCCGCGGGCGACCTCACCCAGGACGCGGCCATCGCGATCTACCGTGACCTCAAGCCGGTTGCGGTCCAGGAGGTCATCCCCGGGACTCCGCACCGGCACGAGCTCATCGCCAACACCGGCGAGGAGTGGTGCATCGACTGCGGCGGCCCGGCCCGCGCGTGCCCGGTGGGCAACGGGGCGCCGACCGAGGGTGAGGAGCAGCCGTCCGCCAACGATCCCTTCGTCGCCGAGTGAGAGCGGTGTGCGCAGGTTGCCAGGGTGGTGGTGAGACACCTCTGTTGGCTTCCGTGCAGATCGGATGAAAGATGATTGATGTCGAGATCGGTCTTACGCCCAAGGGCCGGCGTGCGTTCCCGTTGGAGTTCCGGATCGAGTTCCTCGCACAGTGGGACGCTTGCGTGGAGTACGGGGCGAAGATGCGACTGCTTCGTGAGCACGCGTTGGCCCGCAAGACGGTCTCGCGTTGGCTCCACGCCCGGGAGAGCGGGCAGTGGCAGGCGGCGATGGAAAGCGCGACCCAAGGGAGTTCGAGTCGGGTGGACAGTCAAGATCGGGCCGAGCTGGCCCGGTTGCGGATCGAGAACGAGGCCTTGAAATCCAAGGTCGCTCGCTCCGAGGCCGCACAGGAAATACTCGGAAAAGCATTCGAGCTCTTGCAGGGGATCAACACGGGCTCGACCGAACCAGCAACACAGATCCCCCCGTCGCTGATGAGCGCGGACGAGTACGCGCAGTGGCTCAAGCGACACAGACTGTCTTGATCGAGACCATCCAGGCGCTGAGCAGGGCCGGGATGGCGGTCACGCCCGCCTGCCGGCAGGTCGGGCTCGCCCGGGCGACGTACTACCGCCGCGATCGCGGGTATACCCACTATCGACCGGTCAAAGATCCGGTGGCCCACCGCGACCGGGTCCAGCCCGCGGCCCTGAGCCAGAAAGAACGCGATCAGATCGTCACCGCTCTGAGCAAGGAAGAACACGCAGAGCGTTCCGTGGTCCAGGTCTACTGGGCCGAGTTCGACGCCGGCACGATCGCCTGCTCGCAGCGCACGTTCTACCGTGTGGCGGCCGCTCATCACCTCGTCGGGGACCTGCGCCCGACGAACCGCCGTTCACCGTCGTCACGGCGGACGCCCGCCGTCGCCGCGACCCGCGTCGGGGACCTTTGGTCCTGGGACGTCACCGAGCTCCGCGGACCCGGCCGCGACCGCTACTTCCTCTACCTCGCCCTCGACGTCTTCTCCCGCTACCCGGTCGGGTGGTGCATCGAGCACTCCCAAACCACCGAACGGGCCCGGGAGATGTTCACCACCGCGATCCACGACCACGGGCCACCGCGGACTATCCACGCCGACAACGGCTCGATCCAACGCGCCCACGACCTCATCGCGGACCTTCACAAACACGGCGCAGTAACTTCCTACTCCCGGCCCCGCGTCAGCGACGACAACCCATTTTCCGAGTCCCTGTTCAAGACCATCAAGTACGACCCCACCTGTCCCGAACAATTCCAGAGCCTTGACCACGCCCGGGAATGGACACAGAACTACCTCCACCAGTACGCCACGACCCATCGCCACAGCGCCCTGGGCCGCCACACCCCGCACAGCGTCCACACCGGAACGGCCCACCAGATCCACCAACAACGCCAGACCCAGCTCGAGGCCTACTGGAACGAACACCCCAACCGCTTCCGGCGCCGCCCCACCCCTCCACCGCTACCCCAAACAACCGGAATCAACACACACCTGCTGTCTCAGCAAGGTTGACAACTACCGTGTGCGGGGATCGTTCGGCAACTGAGTGATCAGCCGCGACCTGCTCGACCCGGCACCGCTCTCAGGCCTGGCCGGACAGCGCGTCGACGAACCACGACGTGATTGTCGTGGGGTGCGTGATCGCCGTGCCCACACACACCGCGTGCGCCCCGGCCGCGAGCGCGGCGGCGGCCTGCGCGGGGGTGTGGATGCGCCCCTCGGCGATCACGGGCACGCTGACAGCCGCGACCACCTGCTCGAGCAGCTCGAGGTCCGGGCCGTCGGTCCTCGGCCGCTCGCCGGTATACCCGGCAAGCGTGGTCCCGACGAGGTCCGCGCCGGCGTCGGCCGCGGCAAGAGCGTCCCCAAGCGAACCGCAGTCCGCCATGACGAGGACGTCGCTGTGCTCGCGCAGCGCTGAGATCGTCTCGGCCAGGGTGCGCCTGTCCGGTCGCGGGCGCTGCGTGCCGTCGACGGCGACGACGTGCGCCCCGGCCTCGGCGACCCTGATCGCGTGCTGCAGCGTCGGGGTGATGAAGACCCCGTCGGTGCCGTCCTTGACGAGCCCGATCACCGGGACGTCGACCGCGGCGACCACCTGGCGGATGTCCTCCTCGCCCTGCGCGCGGACGGCGGCGGCGCCACCCGCGACGGCAGCCCGGGCCACCTGGGCCATCGTGCGCGGGTCCCGCATCGCCTCGCCCGGGTAGGCCTGGCAGGAGACGATCAGCCGCCCGCGCATCAGCTCGATCACGTCCATGCCCGCTCCTCCACCAGGTCCCACGCCCCCTTGGCGGCTCCCACGATGGCCGCCTCGTTGCCAAGAGCCGCCCGCAGCAGCGGGATGCCGGCGAGCGGGTCGATGAGCTCGGCCCGCAGGGTGGCCTCCATCGTGTCCCACCACAGCTCGCCGGAGCCGGCCAGCCCGCCGGTCACCAGGACGGCGTCCGGGTCGAGCACCGTGACGATCCCCGCGGTGCCCCGGCCGACGGCGGTGGCGGAGTCCCGCACCGCGCGGACCGCAGCCTCGTCGCCGGCCACCGCCCGGGCCACGACGTCACGCGCGTCGGGGCTCGCCGAGTCACCGCCGAGGGCCAGGTACCGACGGCGCAGACCGGGGCCGGCGCCGATGGCCTCGAGGTGCCCGGTCCGTCCGCAGCTGCACCGCAGACCCTCCGCACCCGGGACCGGCAGGTGCCCGATCTCGCCGGCCACGTGGTGGGCGCCGCGCAGCGGGATCCCGTCGAGGACCACCGAGCCGCCGACGCCGGTCCCGACCGCCACGACCAGGACGCTGCCGAGCCCGGCGGCCGCGCCGACCCAGGCCTCCCCGCTCGCGTGCGCGTCGACGTCGTTCTGCACGTGGACGCCGACCTCTCCCAGCTCGGGCGCCAGCCGCGCTCGCAGGCCGTCGGCGACGGCGGTGCCGGTCCAGCCGGGCAGGACGTCGGTGGCCGAGACGACCCGACCCCGGCCGACGTCGACCACTCCGGCCGTACCGATACCGACGCCGAGGATCGGTCGGCGGCCCCCTGCGTCGCCGGCCGGTCCTGTCATCCGGGCCAGCTCGAGGACGAGCCCGGCGACGGCGTCGAGCACGGCACCCGGCCCGTCCGCCGCGGGTGTGCGCACCTCGAGCACGTCCCCGAGCGTGCCGTCGGCGGCGACGCACGCCCCGGCGATCTTCGTGCCGCCGAGGTCGATCCCGACCACCGCTCGCTCCATGCCTGCTCCCACCCGCTCCTCCTCCACCGCCGACCGGGGGCGCGGCGCCACGCGCCACACCCCCGGCCCTTGCGGATCCGCTCGATCCGTCGCCGATCGTCGACGTCGACCGGACCGCCCGGCTCTACCGTCGCACGGTCACGGTCAGCGGCTCGCTCACCGTCGTCCCGGCATGGTTAGTGAGCTCGACGACGTACGTGTACGCGCCCAGCCCCTTCCCGCTGACCGCGGCCGAGACCTGCTGCGCCGACGGCGTCGCCGCCTCGAGCTCACCCTCGGCGATGACGGCCCCGTCCTCGAGGATCCGGTACGACGTCGCGTTAGTGCCCCACCACATGTTCGCGGTGACGGTGTAGTCGCCGTCGCCGTCCTTGCGGTTGTCGTGGCTGAGCACCGGCGTGCCGGGTCCGGCGTCGGTGACCTCGACGGTCACCGAGGTCGTCGCGGTCGCACCCTGGGAGTTGATGAGCTCGCCGGTGTAGACGTACGTGCCGTTGACCCGCCCGGTGACCGGGATCCGCAGCGACTGCGCCTCAGGCGTGTCGAGCGACAGGGTCTCGGCCGCGATGAGCTCGCCGTTCTCGTAGAGGGTGAAGACGCTGCCGTTGGTGCCCCACCACAGGTCCATGAGGACCTCGAAGTTCCCGTCGTCCAGGCCGGTGGCCCAGCCGCTGGTCGAGCGCAGGTCCGCCTCGCCCGGCGCCTCGGTCTCCTCGTCCGCCGGGACCTCCGGGACGACGACGACGGCGTCGCACGCGGCCTGCTCCTCCTCGGTGGGGGTCCACCGCAGCCACGCGAACTCCGCCTCGATCTCGGCGGCGGCGGTCGCCCCGCGCATCGCGAACGGCCCGACGCCGACCGGGGCCAGGGCCCCGAGGTCGTGCGAGCGGCCCCACGGCTGGAAGGTCTCGCCGTCGACCGACACGCTCGCCGAGACGGCCGTCCCGTCGCTGCTCAGCCGCAGCCAGAACGTCTCGCCCAGACCTGCCGGCGGCGCGAGGGAGTCCGCCGAGGTGTTGATGTCGCTGCCGTTGACGCGCCGGATGAACTCCAGCCGCGGCCCGAACGAGCCGTGGACGAGGTCGAGCTTGGCGTAGTTGGCGTCGTCGCGGTACAGCAGCAGACCGGCCTGCTGGAACCTCTCGGTGGGCGAGACCCTCACCTCGGTGGTCACCTCCCAGGCGCCGTCCGGCACCTGTTGGAGGAGCAGCGGCGCCCCGTTGACGCCGGAGTGGTAGGTCGGCAGGACGAGCGAGCCGTCGCGCAGCTCGTGCCGGCTGGCGTCGGCGCGCACCCGCACCGGCCACAGGTCGGCGTCGAGCTCGGTGCCGTCGAACTCGTCGGAGTCGACACCCGCACACTGCTCGCGCAGCGGGTCGGGGTCGGGCACGGGGTCCGGCGGCCGGACGGCGTCGGGGTTGAGCTTGGCGTAGGCGATGGTCGCGCCGAGCCGGTCGCCCGCCTCGTAGAAGAGGTACGTCCCCGTCTCGTCGGTGACGATCTCGGGCGCTGCCACGCGGCCGGTGTCCTCGCCCACGCCGCTCGCCTTGTGGAGGGTCAGGGTCGGGCCGGTCTCGGTGAGGGTCGGGTCGACGGTCCGTGCGTGGATCTTCCCTGACGACGCGTGGTAGATGACGTAGAGCTGCCCCTCCCACTCCCAGAGGTTCGCGCTGGAGACGTTCTGCCCCTCCTCGGCGCCCGGGACGACGAGCGGCTCGGCGCGCACGTCCCAGTCGCGTCCGTCCACGGACTCCGCCACGCGGATCCGGCGGATGTTCTCCGGGGTGTTGTCCATGTAGAACATCGCGTACTCGTAGGCCGAGGCCTCGTCCGGGTGCTCGAAGACCCGCGCGTAGGACGTCTCGGAGGTGCCCGGGCCGCCGTCGGCGTTGGTCACCGCGACCCCGCCGTACTCGAAGGTGACCCCGTCGGTGGAGGTGGCGTACCGGGTGGTGCTGTTCTCACCGTGGAAGTACAGGAACAGCTTCTGCTCGGTCGGGTGCCAGAAGGCCTCCGGGGTGGAGACGTGCGAGACGGTGTCGTAGTGCGGCAGCCACGTGTTGGCGATGAGCGGGTTGCCCGGGTGCTCGGTCCAGGGACCCTCGAGGGAGTCGGCGTACATGAGGACGACGCCGCCCGGCGCGTCGTGGGGGGCGAGGTAGAGGTACCACTCGCCCAGGGGGTCCGCGAGGTGCTCGCCCGCGTGGAAGACGCTGGGGAAGATGTACTCGTCCGTGGGGTTGTAGAGCATCTCCTCCTTGTCGGTGATGATGCCCTGGAACTCGAACACCGGCAGGTCGTCCTGCCCGGGTCCCTCCTCGGCGCCCGCGGCGCCGGCCATGCCGGTCACCGCCAGCAGCGCCGCGCACAGCGTCGCCAGCGGCGCCCAGACCCTGCGACGTTGTCGTGTCCTCATCGGTTGACCTCCGTTCCGTCCCGCTTCCTCGCGGGACTCGTGCGGCCCTCCGGCGGGCCTGTGGGAGGCCTCGCGACGGAGGTGCCGGCGCGGTCCCGCCGGCCTGCGTCACTCAACTGAGTCATACGTAAAACAGCAAGACCCTTCCCGACGTCGATCCGCGCTTCCCAGCGCTGCGCTCGGTCGGGGCCCGCCTGCGGCCGTCAGATCCGGATAGATCTCAGCACTGCAGACCCTTGTCGTTTTACGCAAAACCTGATTCGCTCCCCTCCATCGACCACGGAAGGACCCAAGGATGAGTCCGAGGACCCGGCGGGCCACACAGGCCGACGTCGCCCGCCTCGCGGGCGTGAGCCAGACGACCGTCTCCATGGTGCTCACCGGCACCGGGACGGCGCAGCGCCGCGTCAGCGACGAGGTGCGCGAGCGGGTCCTGCGCGCCATCGAGGTCACCGGCTACGCGGCCAACCCGTTCGCCCAACGCCTGGCGGGCGGCCGCACGAGCATCATCGGGGTCTACACCTACGAGTCGGTCTTCCCCCACTCGGCCGGCGACTTCTACCACCCGTTCCTCGAGGGCGTGGAGAACGAGGCCGAGCGCGCCGGCGTCGACCTGCTCATGTTCACCTCCCTCTCCGGCGCCGAGGGCCGCCGCCTCCAGGCCTCCGGCGGCCTGGGCCGCCTGCACGTGGCCGACGGGTGCGTCCTCCTCGGCCGGCACAGCCACACCGAGGACCTCGCCGAGCTGCTCAAGCAGGACTTCCCCTTCTCCTTCGTCGGGCGCCGCGAGGCCCCGGGCGGCAAGGTGCCCTACGCCGGCGCCGCCTACGACCTCGCCACCCAGCAGGTGGTGGAGAACCTCCTGCTCCTTGGCCACCGCCGCATCGTCCTCATCAGCGAGTACACCGACCACGAGTCGGTCAAGGACCGCGCCCGCGGCTACCGCCGGGCCATGGCCCGCGCCGGTCTGCAGCCCGTCACGTTCGACGAGCCGGACCTCGGCTCCGGCGAGCTCCTCGACGCCCTGCGCCACGCCGGCGTCACCGCCGCCCTGGCCTCGTCCGACCTCGCCGCCCCCCTGCGCCGCGCGGCTCTGGCCCGCGGCCTCGACGTCCCCGGCGACCTCTCCATCGCGCGCCTGGGCGACCCCGAGCACCCCGACACCGAGGACGTCGACTGGTCCGGCTTCCTCATCCCCCGCCAGGAGATGGGCGCCGAGGCGCTGCGCGTCGTCCTGCGCCAGCTCACCCCCATCGAGGGGGACGAGGACCTCCAGGTCCTCATCCCGTGCGCGGTCGTCCCCGGGACGACCGTCGCGCGGCACACGTCCCCGGCCGGCCGGCCGGCACCCAGCGGAAAGGCATGAGCGTGCACGAAGCACACACCCAGGTCCTCGTCGTCGGCGGAGGCCTCGGCGGCGTCGCGGCCGCCCTCGCGGCGGCCCGGCACGGAGCGTCGGTGATCCTCACCGAGGAGTTCGACTGGCTCGGCGGCCAGCTCACCTCCCAGGGCGTCCCGCTCGACGAGCACCCCTGGATCGAGGACTTCGGCTGCACCGCGTCCTACCGCCAGCTCCGCGACGGCATGCGCGACTACTACCGCCGCAACTACCCCCTCACCCCATCCGCCTACGCCAAGCGGGACCTCAACCCCGGCGCCGGCTGGGTGAGCAAGATCTGCGTCGAGCCCCGCGTCGGCGTGGCCGTCCTCGACGAGATGCTCGCGCCCCACCGCTCGGGTGGCCGGATCCGGGTGCTCCAGCCGGTGCGGCCCGTGGGCGCCCGCACCGACGGCGACGCCGTGCGCGCCGTCGTCGTCGAGGACGTGCGCACCGGCGAGCGCACCACCATCACCGCCGACTACGTCGTCGACGCCACCGAGACCGGCGACCTGCTGCCGCTGACCGGCACCGACTACGTCACCGGCTTCGAGTCCGCCGCCGAGACCGGGGAGCCCAGCGGTCCCGCGGAGGCGCAGCCGGAGAACATCCAGGCCGTCAGCGTCTGCTTCGCCATCGAGCACCTCGACGGCGACCACACCATCGACAAGCCCGACCAGTACGACTACTGGCGCGGCTACGCCCCGGACTTCTGGGGTGGGAACCTCCTGGGCTGGGCCGCCCCGCACCCGCGCACCCTCGAGGTGGTCGAGCGCCACTTCGAGCCCAACCCCGGCGACGACGCCCTCGCGGTCTTCGCCGACCAGAGCCTCAACCCCGGCGACGGCAACCTGTGGACCTTCCGCCGGATCGCCGCCAAGGACCTGTTCGAGCCCGGCACCTACCCCAGCGACATCACGCTGGTGAACTGGCCGAGCATCGACTACTTCGACGGCCCCCTCATCGACGTCCCCGCCGACGTCGCCGCCGCCCGCCTCCACGACGCCAGGCAGCTGAGCCTGTCGATGCTGTACTGGATGCAGACCGAGGCCCCGCGCCCCGACGGCGGCAGGGGCTGGCCGGGGCTGCGCCTCCTGCCCGAGGTCATGGGCACCGCCGACGGCCTGGCCATGGCGCCCTACCACCGCGAGGGCCGACGCCTCCGCGCGCTGGAGACCGTGCGCGAGCAGGACGTCTCCCTCGCCATCCGCGGCGAGGGCGGCGCCCGCCGCTACCCCGACAGCGTCGGCGTGGGGATGTACCGCATCGACCTGCACCCCTCCACCGGCGGCGACACCTACATCGACGTCGGCGCCGAGCCCTTCGAGATCCCGCTCGGTGCCCTCATCCCCCGCACCACCACCAACCTGCTCGCCGGCTGCAAGAACATCGGCACCACCCACATCACCAACGGCTGCTACCGCCTGCACCCGGTGGAGTGGAACGTCGGGGAGGTCGCGGGCGTCCTGGCCGCCACCTGCCTGCAGGACGGCACAACCCCCCACCAGGTCCACGCCGACCCCGCGCTCGTCGAGCGCCTGCAGTCCCGCCTCGTCGCCGACGGCGTCGAGCTCCGCTGGCCGGAGCACGTCCGTGGCTACTGACCGCACCACCGCACCGCACCCCCTCCAGCCCCGCACCCCCGACCGCCGCCGCCCGGCGCCCGGTCACGCCAGAAGAGGAGTTCTCATGGTTCAGCGTCGAACAGTCCCCGCCCTCGCCCTGCTCATGCTCGGCGCCGGCACCCTCGCCGCCTGCTCGTCGGGCGGCGACGAGGGCGGCACCGGCGGCGGGTCCGCCACCGAGGCCGCCGCGGGCCCGGTGGACCTGCGCATGACGGTCTGGACGGCGAGCGAGGACCACCTCGCCCTCTTCGACGAGATCGCCGCCGAGTACGTCGAGGAGAACCCCGACACCGTCTCCTCGGTCACCTTCGAGTCCGTGCCGTTCGAGGACTACACGACCACCCTGACCACCCAGCTCGCGGGCGGCAACACCCCGGACCTGGCGTGGATCTTCGA
Coding sequences within it:
- a CDS encoding FAD-dependent oxidoreductase; the protein is MSVHEAHTQVLVVGGGLGGVAAALAAARHGASVILTEEFDWLGGQLTSQGVPLDEHPWIEDFGCTASYRQLRDGMRDYYRRNYPLTPSAYAKRDLNPGAGWVSKICVEPRVGVAVLDEMLAPHRSGGRIRVLQPVRPVGARTDGDAVRAVVVEDVRTGERTTITADYVVDATETGDLLPLTGTDYVTGFESAAETGEPSGPAEAQPENIQAVSVCFAIEHLDGDHTIDKPDQYDYWRGYAPDFWGGNLLGWAAPHPRTLEVVERHFEPNPGDDALAVFADQSLNPGDGNLWTFRRIAAKDLFEPGTYPSDITLVNWPSIDYFDGPLIDVPADVAAARLHDARQLSLSMLYWMQTEAPRPDGGRGWPGLRLLPEVMGTADGLAMAPYHREGRRLRALETVREQDVSLAIRGEGGARRYPDSVGVGMYRIDLHPSTGGDTYIDVGAEPFEIPLGALIPRTTTNLLAGCKNIGTTHITNGCYRLHPVEWNVGEVAGVLAATCLQDGTTPHQVHADPALVERLQSRLVADGVELRWPEHVRGY